Proteins found in one Helicobacter sp. NHP19-003 genomic segment:
- a CDS encoding vacuolating cytotoxin domain-containing protein gives MVYISLDGKTIKESFGSNALTFSLYVPPPPKPKPQDKPQNPSANTPNAGQSGPNIAGTGGDSGPSGTTNPNGSGAQGQDKGTHTAGAQGSGSSSGTDNSGDNTHTASGTQGQDQHNTAGNQGTGTTTSGQPANPTASSGTGQATGNTGGTAQGSHTASSGTSSAGSGNSGGNTHTTQGSGDSGNNTHTAGSTQGTHTADSGTPGQDQHNAAGNSGQGGHSGNAHSASDGSGSGSGTTAGDQGKGAPAGTQGAPTAGSGDRGSGPGGQGQGQGKNPQGDHNTAQGGGQGGSGGQQGGTHIAQGSPGVTPPQPIPQNVNSMDIWKDVYDMDNSQTWSPNVGTNGIAYIDPSHNHSDPGYNQPGLPQNSLTANATYQAWPPHNYTGSSTAVQGNNATLVIGNDQIKAVGLNDPRSVVWLDPSESGTEHSETSLQADNVFMTNNFFIGRTSSTDGTGNIGITANKTFTMDGLQFTAYSGTGSAISNYSWDKFKSLGSLNIQNSQFANGGGALYFSTPTASVNNAQFSGNGTTIGFDAFNQTNPSVVNNNPNTNNITPGQMSFANTTFSEKAGGHILINGSSVDLGTSIQGTKYTGTSPASGAVRFSGNNTDIAIASTTGNISATSTSFKEQAGGNISLKSGQNLTIGASSANPTNDSSYTSAFIGNNTNINLQASGALSVANTLFNDPLQNANSPQNMTLAGASITLNNNKFEGYSQYHFNTNSLTLQGTTTIATNNYLNKSNVATSPFSTYAGNVSFGSKALLDLSNTQEILNALQDDNTYTLLSGKNIDYASDTAYAKNLWQMVQFGGQSATLATQGLPQGATQGQNGIYYVSLDGQTIEETFGAKSLTLSLLNQEKDVWGDVYTMTPGCSPAAGGGCIGWPHWYDIVHGGYKTYSPNVGTNGIAYIDPTHQEAEGWSNGNTLSTYTGTGNGMHLQVQGTNNTLVIGNDTKQAATGGIVRLGGINGIYKIDVGYITDTFNAANIFMTNTFQTGNAAKTGGGANVSFTATNNITLDGLNYQNLKAGTQHSNASFVSSGDITATNSNFVDNSGGVFNFHGQNDTFTNSTFSGDSSQINIDASNSLSLTNTNLNNGMSTINLNATNTLTMGPSADSAPSTAEVPTSAINAKALNVSAQTATFNNTSFTLDPTSNTTSQFKVNHLTFNNDTFEGIGSTYSFSGTQNTTFLGTNTIATTDLSNNPNSPFKSLGGNVTLGSNARFDVSSPLTYNKTYTLVSGSHINWRDDSYAKELWGLVQYQGMSAISAQSTGNDSYIVEFGGLSTPIKVKETFNNNEIQLTLISQIQDIWPDVHQMTTTGWRADPAHWCTPYTNSKCNYTYTYNTNNNPDYVAYIDPNLKNGAYPYSNPGGKLLSTYSATANGANYDVEGQGTLIIGNNTNAAATGGTIWFGIQNTAQWDDHCVIGCGTITDTFNAYNVYLTNTIKIGQFALGGGASMTYTARNNLTADGLNYDQIATVFPGMQTNASQHSSAYFIANKNMSILNSNFNDASWGLFSFSAHNGNLNFTGSQVQGSETAVTLDSPNVALTNTNFYLGQGSNLNIENSNQGGGGTLSATGSTFSLNEKSHATFGTNANFNNSTVLLNNGASASFGSGGTFAGNSALDADNSTLSVSGNASFSNGAVLSLINHAVANLQAATFADNANVNVDQGSQANFSGAVTFNDTSSLNVNGTGASATLGAATFNAGTHMILNGGASATIKGAATFNGGNVNLNNSALSVGGNATLNSANFALQGTSSFDISGGASSSGTTNLSLYGTDPLSVGQNFGVSGVLNFKGASNPSSVPLVKVGGTFDLSKTGILDLSNVDLSTALGASPKVYNIVDARSIQGISGADGYQKIDFYGMQIQNATYNATNNSWSFANPLNGAELITERIENGDLSVTISSNPNPIATNLFNIAPELFYYKQSKQNITGTDYDYSDDRVGTFFLDSNFKGVFIPPATSKINPIQPEIPGTYDGYNQPLDPLNIYNAGISQADFGPLMGIASTLWPALEKLLASGVLNNLSDPAKVMQALGSVQINLTPAQKQELLNVIAGFDSKINQTFQNGNLVVGGTELGQVNSTSKVWFGGNGYAGTCTSGPSCQELRNTYLGQLFGSTGVDLGYIEANFNAKNIYITGTVGSGNSWHIGGSAEVSFNSATNLVLNQANIEAQGTDQIFPLLGAQGLDKILSQPGLGGVLGNLIYQKSLGESLVPQGLSLPGSIANETLGQIFSAQDLGEVFTIPGMANILKDILSSKTVGSLLGSGGLISSLSQSEQDKIYGMLSNEIEKGLDTLSPAAKAAAQAGLGVAGGVQGVQHLINTFYSKDTLLTLIDQIAPMTGMTLNQALSQANSPQATAAMQKFLNDTTFGQVFSQIIQNSGLINKTVSWLGPQILTDIMDMAIADALNPLKALQNMAEDVGIKILDQVLGANTMDTLKNLTNQKAISNILDSIIDNKGLGALWANGLGSVLPPNIQKVLQKAGVGALLAPKGLSALWEKGYFSFAAHENVLSNNSNYSNETGGTLSFIAGNQIVFSGKNNISFSNYQGTLNFFSNKQSNIDLTSLNATDGLNLNAQFENLNIAGGTIALNQYESLAVSAQNFNFLGTINDTGGLIDLTGITGANVIGTMNLQGASTLKTNNLSIAKALDNQSTNAINVGGDLTLYSGATLTTQAQGINVGGALNSQGSYVFNLNPNSGNTATSNTGTQGASGGASGAESGTSTGTNSSGGNTGVQSASSAGASGGMSQNAGNSQSQSASTGTDIGSANSQSANSSANSTSSVAVQNTGFSALSVGGTNNQSASGADSQSTDNTSGADNGQNQSANSSSGASSASNTPITPNTPLVQVQGIATLDASSNTMITFQGDAANTYTLLDSQKWMRYGLYQQNFDPNSWKDYLTLYTYLNINGKSMQLNKQGNGLTYNGQAVKIADRGLLVSYQNAQGQTIQASIAFDNIKLGVNKNLNVGMPNIEQYIAHIQGEGSVRAVYAAGGPGVMGWLNQLLIDTKNTPLFAAYYLEDNSQANLVKIAKDIANSIDLVASPTLKATTSRLLQINTFTQQMSRLAKLSSFASNDTLPDFHDFLVSLKGKKFASAVPNDMDIITAYSQRNKLKNNLWITGVGGASFVAGGTGTLYGVNMGYDRFIKGVIVGGYAAYGYSGFYGNITNSASNNVNVGVYSRAFLKGRHEITGSANETWGYNNAYINATDPILSIVNQRYNYSTWTTNLRANYGYDFFFKNKRVILKPQIGLAYYYIGLSGLQGTMNNPFYNQFKANADPANKSVLTLNLALESRHYFNKNSYYFVLASIGRDLFVHSMGDKVVRFIGDDMLSYRNGGMYNTFAGLTTGGEIRLFRSFYINASIGARFGLDYQDINITGNVGMRYAF, from the coding sequence ATGGTATACATTTCTTTAGACGGCAAAACGATCAAGGAAAGTTTTGGCTCTAATGCGCTCACCTTTTCGCTGTATGTACCCCCCCCCCCCAAACCCAAACCCCAAGATAAGCCCCAAAACCCTAGTGCAAACACGCCTAACGCGGGGCAAAGTGGCCCCAACATCGCCGGCACAGGCGGGGATAGCGGCCCAAGTGGCACCACTAACCCCAATGGCAGTGGCGCACAGGGACAAGACAAGGGCACACACACAGCGGGCGCACAGGGTTCGGGTTCTAGTTCGGGCACGGACAATTCCGGAGACAACACCCACACAGCTAGTGGCACACAAGGGCAAGACCAGCACAACACCGCGGGCAATCAAGGCACAGGCACGACCACTTCGGGGCAACCAGCTAACCCCACAGCCAGCAGTGGCACAGGGCAAGCTACAGGCAATACAGGGGGCACTGCACAAGGCAGCCACACCGCAAGTTCGGGCACTTCTAGCGCAGGTTCGGGCAATTCGGGTGGCAACACCCACACCACGCAGGGCAGTGGCGATTCAGGCAACAACACCCACACAGCCGGCAGCACACAAGGCACACATACAGCAGACAGCGGCACGCCAGGGCAAGACCAGCACAACGCCGCGGGCAACTCAGGGCAGGGGGGGCATTCAGGGAACGCACACAGTGCCAGCGATGGCTCGGGTAGTGGCAGTGGCACAACCGCCGGCGACCAGGGTAAGGGCGCACCGGCGGGCACACAGGGTGCCCCCACCGCTGGCAGTGGAGATCGTGGCTCGGGCCCAGGAGGGCAGGGACAAGGACAGGGGAAAAACCCCCAAGGCGACCACAACACCGCACAAGGCGGGGGACAAGGGGGCAGTGGAGGGCAACAGGGCGGCACGCACATCGCGCAAGGTTCGCCCGGTGTTACGCCGCCCCAACCCATCCCACAAAATGTCAACAGCATGGACATTTGGAAAGATGTCTATGACATGGATAATTCGCAAACCTGGTCCCCGAATGTGGGGACTAATGGCATTGCCTATATTGACCCCTCCCACAACCACAGCGACCCGGGCTATAACCAACCCGGTCTGCCCCAAAACTCCCTAACCGCCAACGCCACTTACCAAGCATGGCCCCCTCATAACTACACCGGCTCTAGCACTGCCGTACAGGGCAACAATGCAACTTTAGTCATCGGCAACGACCAAATTAAGGCTGTGGGGCTAAACGACCCCCGCTCCGTTGTTTGGCTCGATCCTAGTGAAAGCGGCACGGAGCATTCCGAAACCAGCCTACAAGCCGACAATGTCTTCATGACCAATAACTTTTTCATTGGGCGCACGAGCAGCACGGATGGCACGGGCAACATTGGGATCACCGCCAATAAAACTTTCACAATGGATGGCTTGCAATTCACTGCTTACAGCGGTACAGGCAGCGCGATCAGCAACTATTCTTGGGACAAGTTTAAATCTTTAGGCAGTTTGAATATCCAAAACTCCCAATTTGCTAATGGAGGGGGTGCGCTCTACTTTAGCACCCCCACGGCCAGCGTCAACAACGCCCAATTCAGCGGTAATGGCACGACCATCGGCTTTGATGCCTTCAACCAGACAAACCCTAGTGTTGTCAACAATAACCCCAACACCAACAACATCACCCCCGGGCAAATGAGCTTTGCCAACACCACCTTTAGCGAAAAGGCCGGGGGGCACATCCTCATCAATGGCAGCAGTGTTGATTTAGGCACCAGCATTCAAGGCACAAAATACACCGGCACTTCCCCCGCCAGCGGGGCGGTGCGCTTTAGCGGCAACAACACAGACATTGCCATCGCCTCCACCACCGGCAACATCAGCGCCACCAGCACCAGCTTTAAAGAACAGGCGGGGGGCAACATCAGTTTAAAAAGCGGGCAAAACCTCACCATCGGTGCCAGCAGCGCAAACCCCACCAACGACAGCTCTTACACAAGCGCCTTTATCGGCAACAACACCAACATCAACCTACAAGCCAGCGGGGCCCTGAGTGTCGCCAACACCCTCTTTAACGACCCTCTGCAAAATGCCAATAGCCCGCAAAACATGACCTTAGCGGGTGCGTCCATCACCCTAAACAACAATAAATTTGAGGGCTATTCGCAATACCACTTCAACACAAACAGCCTCACTTTGCAGGGCACCACCACCATTGCCACCAACAACTACCTAAATAAGAGCAATGTGGCGACAAGCCCCTTTAGCACCTATGCGGGCAATGTCAGCTTTGGATCTAAAGCCCTGTTGGATTTAAGCAACACGCAAGAGATTTTAAACGCCCTGCAAGATGACAACACTTATACGCTCTTAAGCGGCAAGAACATCGATTATGCCAGCGACACCGCCTACGCTAAAAATCTATGGCAAATGGTGCAATTTGGCGGACAGAGCGCAACCCTAGCGACACAAGGCCTGCCACAGGGGGCTACACAGGGGCAAAATGGCATTTACTATGTGTCTTTAGACGGGCAGACCATTGAGGAAACTTTCGGAGCGAAGTCTTTAACCTTGTCGTTGCTTAATCAAGAAAAAGATGTTTGGGGGGATGTCTATACCATGACACCTGGGTGTTCTCCAGCAGCTGGGGGGGGGTGTATCGGTTGGCCTCATTGGTATGACATTGTCCATGGGGGTTATAAAACTTATAGTCCAAATGTGGGGACTAATGGAATCGCCTATATTGACCCGACACACCAAGAGGCAGAGGGCTGGAGCAATGGCAACACTTTAAGCACCTACACAGGCACAGGCAATGGCATGCACTTGCAGGTACAAGGGACCAACAACACTTTAGTGATTGGCAACGACACCAAGCAAGCGGCCACGGGAGGCATTGTGCGTTTGGGGGGGATTAACGGGATTTATAAAATCGATGTGGGCTACATCACAGACACCTTTAACGCCGCCAATATTTTTATGACCAACACCTTCCAAACAGGCAATGCGGCGAAAACGGGGGGTGGGGCGAATGTGAGCTTCACCGCTACAAATAACATCACCTTAGACGGGCTCAATTACCAAAACCTCAAGGCCGGGACCCAACACTCCAACGCTAGCTTTGTGTCTAGCGGGGACATCACCGCCACAAATAGCAATTTTGTAGATAATTCGGGGGGGGTCTTTAACTTCCACGGCCAAAACGACACCTTCACAAACTCCACCTTTTCGGGGGACAGCAGCCAAATCAACATCGATGCCAGCAATTCTTTAAGCCTCACCAACACAAACTTAAACAATGGCATGAGCACGATTAATTTAAACGCTACAAACACCCTCACAATGGGGCCAAGTGCAGACAGCGCGCCTAGCACGGCCGAAGTCCCCACTAGTGCAATCAACGCTAAGGCCTTGAATGTAAGTGCCCAAACGGCGACCTTCAACAACACCAGCTTCACTCTAGACCCCACAAGCAACACCACCTCTCAATTTAAAGTCAATCACCTCACCTTTAACAACGACACCTTTGAGGGGATCGGCAGCACTTATAGCTTTAGTGGCACACAAAACACGACCTTTTTAGGCACAAACACGATCGCCACCACGGATCTAAGCAACAACCCCAATAGCCCCTTCAAGTCGTTGGGCGGGAATGTTACTTTGGGATCTAATGCGCGCTTTGATGTGTCTAGTCCCCTGACCTATAACAAAACCTACACTTTGGTCTCAGGCTCTCACATTAATTGGCGTGATGACAGCTACGCCAAAGAGCTATGGGGCTTGGTACAATACCAGGGGATGAGCGCGATCAGCGCGCAAAGCACGGGCAACGACTCTTATATTGTGGAATTTGGGGGTCTCAGCACGCCCATTAAAGTGAAAGAAACCTTTAACAACAATGAAATCCAACTCACTTTAATCAGCCAAATCCAAGACATTTGGCCGGATGTGCACCAAATGACCACCACAGGCTGGAGGGCCGACCCCGCGCACTGGTGCACGCCTTACACCAACTCCAAGTGCAACTACACCTACACCTACAACACGAACAACAACCCCGACTATGTCGCCTACATTGACCCGAATTTAAAAAACGGGGCCTACCCCTACAGCAACCCGGGTGGCAAGCTCTTAAGCACCTACAGCGCCACCGCCAATGGGGCAAATTACGATGTAGAGGGGCAGGGGACTTTAATCATTGGCAATAACACCAACGCAGCGGCCACGGGAGGCACGATTTGGTTTGGCATCCAAAACACCGCCCAATGGGATGATCATTGCGTGATAGGTTGTGGGACCATCACTGACACCTTCAACGCCTACAATGTCTACCTCACCAACACCATTAAAATAGGGCAGTTTGCCCTAGGCGGGGGGGCGAGCATGACCTACACCGCCCGCAACAATCTCACCGCCGATGGACTCAACTACGACCAAATCGCCACGGTCTTTCCCGGCATGCAAACAAACGCCAGCCAGCACTCCAGCGCCTATTTCATCGCCAACAAAAACATGTCCATCCTCAACTCTAACTTCAACGATGCGAGCTGGGGGCTTTTTAGCTTCAGTGCCCACAACGGCAATTTGAACTTCACGGGCAGCCAGGTGCAGGGCAGCGAAACGGCCGTAACGCTAGACTCGCCCAATGTGGCCCTCACCAACACCAATTTTTATTTGGGGCAGGGCAGCAATTTAAACATTGAAAACAGCAATCAAGGAGGCGGGGGGACTCTCAGCGCCACAGGCAGCACCTTTAGCCTCAATGAGAAAAGCCACGCCACATTTGGCACAAACGCCAATTTCAACAACAGCACAGTGTTGCTCAACAATGGCGCGAGCGCGAGCTTTGGCAGTGGGGGCACTTTTGCCGGCAATAGTGCCCTAGATGCCGACAACAGCACCCTAAGTGTCAGTGGCAATGCCAGCTTTAGCAATGGGGCGGTGCTAAGCCTCATCAACCACGCCGTGGCAAACTTGCAAGCCGCCACTTTTGCCGACAATGCGAATGTCAATGTTGATCAGGGCTCTCAGGCCAACTTCAGCGGTGCGGTTACCTTCAACGACACCTCTAGCTTAAATGTCAACGGGACGGGGGCGAGCGCCACTTTGGGCGCGGCCACTTTCAATGCGGGTACACACATGATCTTAAATGGCGGGGCGAGCGCCACCATCAAGGGTGCGGCCACTTTCAACGGGGGCAATGTCAACCTCAACAACAGTGCTTTAAGCGTGGGGGGCAACGCCACCTTAAACAGCGCCAACTTCGCCCTGCAAGGCACATCCAGCTTTGACATCAGCGGGGGGGCCAGCAGCAGCGGGACCACGAATTTAAGCCTATATGGGACAGACCCGCTCAGTGTGGGGCAGAACTTTGGCGTGAGCGGGGTTTTGAATTTCAAAGGGGCGAGCAACCCCTCTAGCGTTCCGCTAGTCAAAGTGGGCGGCACCTTTGATTTGAGCAAAACGGGCATCCTAGACCTCTCTAATGTGGATTTGTCCACAGCCCTTGGGGCCTCGCCTAAAGTTTATAACATCGTGGACGCTAGGAGCATTCAGGGGATCAGTGGGGCGGATGGCTACCAAAAAATTGACTTTTATGGCATGCAAATCCAAAACGCCACCTACAACGCCACTAATAACAGCTGGAGTTTTGCCAACCCCTTAAATGGAGCCGAGCTCATCACAGAGCGCATTGAAAACGGGGATTTGAGCGTAACCATCTCGAGCAATCCAAACCCCATCGCTACCAACCTTTTCAACATCGCTCCCGAGCTGTTCTATTACAAACAATCCAAGCAAAACATCACAGGCACAGACTATGATTACAGCGATGATCGGGTGGGGACTTTCTTTTTAGACAGCAATTTTAAAGGGGTGTTCATCCCCCCCGCCACCTCCAAAATCAACCCGATCCAACCTGAGATTCCGGGCACTTATGATGGCTACAACCAACCCCTAGACCCGCTCAACATCTACAATGCGGGGATCAGCCAAGCGGATTTTGGACCTCTAATGGGCATCGCCTCCACTCTGTGGCCTGCCCTAGAAAAACTCTTGGCCTCTGGGGTGCTAAACAACTTGAGCGATCCAGCCAAAGTGATGCAGGCCTTAGGCAGCGTGCAGATCAATTTAACCCCTGCACAAAAGCAGGAGTTGCTCAATGTCATCGCCGGCTTTGACAGCAAAATCAACCAAACCTTCCAAAACGGCAATTTAGTCGTGGGGGGCACAGAGCTAGGGCAGGTCAACAGCACCAGCAAGGTGTGGTTTGGGGGCAATGGCTATGCCGGTACTTGCACGAGCGGGCCTAGCTGTCAGGAATTAAGGAACACCTACCTAGGCCAGTTGTTTGGCTCAACAGGGGTGGATTTGGGCTACATTGAGGCCAACTTCAACGCCAAGAACATTTACATTACAGGGACTGTGGGTAGCGGCAACTCGTGGCACATCGGGGGCTCTGCTGAAGTGAGCTTCAACAGCGCTACAAATTTGGTGTTGAATCAAGCCAACATCGAGGCGCAGGGTACGGATCAAATCTTCCCCCTGCTTGGCGCGCAGGGCTTGGATAAAATCCTAAGCCAGCCCGGGCTTGGCGGAGTTTTAGGCAATTTGATTTATCAAAAAAGCTTAGGCGAGAGCCTTGTACCCCAAGGGCTGTCCTTGCCCGGCTCCATCGCCAACGAAACTTTAGGGCAAATCTTTAGTGCCCAGGACCTAGGCGAGGTCTTCACGATCCCTGGCATGGCAAACATCTTAAAAGACATCTTGAGCTCTAAGACCGTGGGCTCTCTGCTTGGCAGCGGCGGGCTCATCAGCAGTTTGAGCCAAAGCGAGCAGGATAAAATCTATGGCATGCTCTCTAACGAGATCGAGAAAGGGCTAGACACCCTATCGCCCGCAGCCAAAGCCGCAGCACAAGCGGGGCTCGGCGTTGCGGGGGGCGTGCAAGGTGTCCAGCACCTCATCAACACCTTCTACTCCAAAGACACGCTTTTAACCTTAATCGATCAAATCGCACCCATGACGGGCATGACCTTGAATCAAGCCCTCTCGCAAGCCAACTCTCCGCAAGCCACAGCGGCCATGCAAAAGTTCTTAAACGACACGACCTTTGGGCAAGTCTTTAGCCAAATCATACAAAACAGCGGACTCATCAACAAAACCGTGTCGTGGCTAGGTCCTCAGATCCTAACCGACATCATGGACATGGCGATTGCGGACGCGCTCAACCCCCTAAAAGCCCTGCAAAACATGGCCGAGGATGTGGGAATCAAAATTTTAGATCAGGTGCTAGGTGCCAACACGATGGACACCCTGAAAAACTTGACCAACCAAAAGGCCATCAGCAATATCCTAGACAGCATCATTGACAACAAGGGGCTGGGCGCGCTGTGGGCCAATGGGCTAGGAAGTGTGCTGCCCCCCAATATCCAAAAAGTCCTGCAAAAAGCAGGTGTGGGGGCTCTCCTAGCGCCCAAAGGGCTTAGCGCGCTTTGGGAAAAGGGGTATTTCAGCTTCGCCGCCCACGAAAATGTGCTGAGCAACAACAGCAATTACAGCAATGAAACGGGGGGAACTTTAAGCTTCATTGCGGGCAACCAAATCGTCTTCAGCGGCAAAAACAACATCAGCTTTAGCAACTATCAGGGCACGCTCAATTTCTTCTCTAACAAGCAGTCTAACATTGATCTCACCAGCCTCAACGCCACAGATGGGCTGAACTTAAACGCCCAATTTGAGAACCTCAATATCGCTGGAGGTACAATTGCGCTCAACCAATACGAGTCGCTGGCCGTGAGTGCGCAAAACTTTAACTTCCTAGGTACGATCAACGACACGGGCGGACTCATAGACCTTACAGGCATCACGGGGGCTAATGTCATCGGCACGATGAATTTACAAGGGGCGAGCACCTTAAAAACAAATAACTTAAGCATCGCCAAAGCCCTTGATAACCAAAGCACCAATGCGATCAATGTAGGCGGCGATTTGACCCTCTACTCGGGTGCGACCTTGACCACACAGGCGCAGGGCATCAATGTCGGCGGAGCACTAAATAGTCAGGGTAGTTATGTCTTTAACCTCAACCCCAACAGCGGCAACACCGCTACAAGCAACACCGGCACACAGGGCGCAAGCGGTGGTGCAAGCGGGGCAGAGAGCGGCACAAGCACGGGCACAAATAGCAGTGGCGGCAACACCGGAGTGCAAAGCGCGAGCAGTGCAGGTGCAAGTGGGGGCATGAGTCAAAATGCGGGCAACTCCCAAAGCCAAAGTGCTAGCACGGGCACAGATATTGGCAGTGCAAACAGCCAAAGCGCAAATAGCAGCGCAAATAGCACAAGCAGTGTGGCGGTGCAAAATACGGGCTTTAGTGCCCTTAGTGTCGGTGGTACAAACAACCAAAGTGCTAGCGGGGCAGACAGCCAAAGTACGGACAATACAAGCGGTGCAGACAACGGCCAAAACCAAAGTGCAAATAGCAGCAGTGGTGCGAGCAGTGCAAGCAACACACCTATAACCCCCAACACGCCCTTAGTGCAAGTGCAGGGCATCGCCACGCTAGATGCCAGCAGCAACACCATGATCACCTTCCAAGGCGATGCGGCCAACACCTACACCTTGCTAGACAGCCAAAAATGGATGCGCTATGGCTTATATCAACAAAACTTCGACCCCAACAGCTGGAAGGATTATTTAACCCTCTACACCTATCTAAACATCAATGGCAAGAGCATGCAGCTCAATAAACAAGGCAATGGATTGACTTACAACGGGCAGGCGGTGAAGATCGCCGATCGGGGCTTGTTGGTGAGTTATCAAAACGCTCAAGGCCAAACCATCCAAGCCTCCATCGCCTTTGACAACATCAAGCTAGGGGTCAATAAAAATTTAAATGTCGGCATGCCAAACATTGAGCAATACATTGCCCACATCCAAGGCGAGGGCAGCGTGAGGGCGGTTTACGCCGCTGGAGGTCCCGGGGTGATGGGCTGGTTAAACCAATTGCTCATCGACACCAAGAACACACCCCTATTTGCCGCCTACTACTTAGAGGACAACTCCCAAGCTAACTTAGTAAAAATCGCTAAAGACATCGCCAACAGCATAGACTTGGTGGCCAGCCCCACTTTAAAAGCCACCACCTCTAGGCTCTTGCAAATCAACACCTTCACACAACAAATGAGTCGCCTAGCCAAACTCTCTAGTTTTGCGAGCAACGACACTCTCCCCGACTTTCACGACTTTTTAGTGAGCCTAAAGGGCAAAAAGTTTGCCAGCGCGGTACCTAATGACATGGACATCATCACCGCCTATTCGCAACGCAATAAATTGAAAAATAACCTATGGATCACAGGCGTGGGAGGGGCGAGCTTCGTGGCTGGAGGCACGGGCACGCTCTATGGGGTGAACATGGGTTACGACCGCTTCATCAAAGGCGTGATTGTGGGCGGATATGCCGCCTATGGCTACAGCGGCTTTTATGGCAACATCACCAACTCTGCGTCCAACAATGTCAATGTGGGGGTTTACAGCCGGGCGTTCTTAAAGGGACGCCATGAAATCACGGGCAGCGCGAACGAAACTTGGGGGTACAACAATGCCTACATCAACGCCACAGACCCGATTTTATCCATCGTGAATCAACGCTACAACTACAGCACATGGACGACCAACCTACGCGCCAACTATGGCTATGACTTTTTCTTTAAAAACAAAAGGGTGATTTTAAAACCCCAAATCGGCTTGGCTTACTACTATATTGGCTTGTCCGGCTTGCAGGGCACGATGAACAACCCCTTTTACAACCAATTTAAAGCCAATGCCGACCCGGCCAATAAATCCGTGTTAACCTTGAATTTAGCCCTAGAGAGTCGCCATTACTTCAATAAAAACTCTTACTACTTTGTCTTGGCGAGCATCGGGCGGGATTTGTTCGTGCATTCTATGGGCGATAAGGTTGTGCGCTTCATCGGGGATGACATGCTAAGTTATCGCAATGGGGGGATGTACAACACCTTTGCGGGGCTCACCACGGGGGGAGAGATTCGCTTGTTTAGGTCTTTCTACATCAATGCCAGCATCGGGGCGCGTTTTGGGCTGGATTATCAAGACATCAACATCACGGGCAATGTGGGGATGCGCTATGCCTTCTAA
- a CDS encoding NAD(+)/NADH kinase, whose protein sequence is MCPKPISHVYVLSKPALEPKLLHTLEHCLKEAKMPYSLEPPTACNPSEALLCLGGDGTLLAALRHPLNLPCFGVHVGHLGFLTATNLEGVLEFLKALKRGDYKAHRHLMLEGQKGNQHILAANDLVVSKKDYYGMLELQLFIDGVLANTYKVDGLIFATPLGSTAYNISVGGSVLDPLCQNILITPIAPHSLSERPLILGARACLKVVSNQACIVVADGQVRHTLRPKQSLFIQRAKRHAILLQPLERNYFKVLKEKFAWGSTPQN, encoded by the coding sequence ATGTGCCCCAAACCCATAAGCCATGTTTATGTCCTCTCCAAACCCGCCCTAGAGCCTAAACTTTTACACACTTTAGAGCACTGCCTTAAAGAAGCGAAGATGCCCTACAGCTTAGAGCCACCCACTGCTTGCAACCCTAGCGAAGCCCTGCTGTGTTTGGGCGGGGATGGCACCCTCTTAGCCGCTCTGCGCCACCCTTTAAATTTACCCTGCTTTGGCGTGCATGTGGGGCATTTGGGGTTTTTAACCGCCACGAACTTAGAAGGTGTCCTGGAGTTTTTAAAAGCCCTAAAGAGGGGGGATTACAAAGCCCACAGGCATTTAATGCTGGAGGGTCAAAAGGGCAATCAGCACATTTTGGCCGCCAACGATTTGGTGGTGAGCAAGAAAGACTACTATGGCATGCTGGAGTTGCAACTTTTCATCGATGGGGTTTTAGCCAACACCTACAAGGTGGATGGGCTCATTTTTGCCACGCCTTTGGGCTCCACCGCTTATAACATCAGCGTGGGCGGGAGCGTGCTCGACCCCTTGTGCCAAAATATTTTAATCACACCCATTGCCCCACACTCTTTAAGCGAAAGGCCGCTGATCTTGGGGGCTAGGGCTTGCTTAAAAGTGGTGTCTAACCAGGCGTGCATTGTGGTGGCTGACGGGCAGGTACGCCACACCTTAAGGCCCAAACAGAGCCTGTTTATCCAGCGCGCCAAACGCCACGCCATCTTACTGCAGCCCCTAGAGCGCAATTACTTTAAAGTCCTCAAAGAAAAATTTGCGTGGGGCTCTACGCCCCAAAATTAA